The following are encoded together in the Coffea arabica cultivar ET-39 chromosome 1c, Coffea Arabica ET-39 HiFi, whole genome shotgun sequence genome:
- the LOC113712845 gene encoding octanoyltransferase LIP2, mitochondrial-like — protein sequence MRVLTRSLEVWRLGVLNYLEALKLQEKLVTDRKSGKITDTLLSLQHPPTYTLGKRQTVHNLLVSESQLKSMGAELHYTQRGGDITYHGPHQAILYPIISLRDIGFGARKYVETLELTMIELASLHGVKAHAGESGETGVWVGERKIGAIGVRISSGITSHGVAFNIDPDLSYFEHIVPCGIADKEVTSLKREVDSDLPAEELIHEQLISCFVRLFGYNNVIWKDNPSLCDQQS from the coding sequence ATGAGGGTTTTGACGAGAAGTCTAGAGGTTTGGAGATTGGGAGTTCTCAATTACTTGGAGGCACTCAAGTTGCAGGAGAAGCTAGTCACAGATAGAAAGAGTGGAAAAATTACTGATACTCTGTTGTCGTTGCAGCATCCACCTACATATACTCTTGGAAAAAGGCAAACTGTTCACAATCTATTAGTTTCTGAGTCACAGCTCAAATCCATGGGGGCTGAACTGCATTATACGCAAAGAGGTGGTGATATTACGTACCACGGTCCACATCAAGCTATCTTGTACCCAATCATTTCACTTAGGGATATTGGATTTGGGGCTCGAAAATATGTGGAGACACTTGAGTTGACAATGATTGAATTAGCCTCTTTGCATGGTGTGAAAGCTCATGCGGGGGAATCAGGGGAAACTGGGGTTTGGGTTGGGGAAAGAAAGATTGGTGCTATTGGCGTTCGTATTTCATCTGGGATTACCTCACATGGTGTAGCGTTTAATATTGATCCTGATTTAAGTTACTTTGAGCATATTGTGCCCTGTGGAATCGCAGATAAAGAAGTTACATCTTTGAAAAGAGAGGTTGATTCTGACCTTCCTGCTGAAGAGTTGATTCATGAGCAACTAATTTCTTGTTTTGTAAGATTATTTGGCTATAACAATGTTATTTGGAAAGATAATCCCTCATTGTGCGACCAACAAAGCTGA